The Armigeres subalbatus isolate Guangzhou_Male unplaced genomic scaffold, GZ_Asu_2 Contig1824, whole genome shotgun sequence sequence TATTCGCCTTTCAATCTTTCGTTTCTGTTCAACCGCTTTTCTAACTGCTGGAATCGATGTGGTGCATGTTGTCTCGTTTCACCAAGATTGCTTTACGTTTTCACGAAACGGGAGTCTGACCACATACCTTCCAGATGAATCTCTTGTTGTAGTCTGAGCATAATGCTGCTCACACAATTCCTCCTCAGGTGACAACTTAGCAGCCATTGGTACTTCCTCAAGAGACCAAAACCGTTGAACCAGCTCGTCCAGTCGACTTTCCGTTGCAATTGAAACCGTGTTGCAATGTTGTAGTTGTATACATGACGAGCGACCATTGATTGGTCCAGCAACAACCCATCCAAAAAATGTTTCCTGGAGGATTGGACGCCCGGGCCCCAGTTCGACACGGTTGGTCATTATGATACTGTAGAAAAGCTCGGAACCAATCAAAAGATCGATTCGTTGAGGCTTATAGAATTCCGGATCTGCCAGACGAATGTGATCGGGAATCGCTATTTCCGAAGTGTTGAGTTTCTGAGCCGGAAGTATGCCTGTGATCCTCGGCACAACTAAGTATTCGATGGTGGTACGGTAACTTGTAGATCTAGATTGAAGCACCACCGTCATTTGGTGCTTGATTTGGGTCTCCTTGCCGTTGACTCCGACTAAGCTGGTTGTACACTTCTCGCGTTGAATCCCAAGGAGTGCTGCCATTGCTTCTGTAATAAGATGGAGTTGTGAACCGGAGTCAAGTAGAATACGACACAGCTTTGCGTTGCCCTGTTCATCAAGAATATTCACAACCGCAGTAGACAACAGCACATCCTTGTATCCTTTCGTATCAGTTTCGCAATTAAGGGTTACCACGTTGCTCATTGTTGGCACAACATTATCGTTTTCGACAGGTTTCACTGTATCTGTACCAGTGTTATCATTCGGTTTTGTAGAATCGATATGGAGAactactgccgtaatctgaaaaagtgacgtatacaccattttccaaaaatggtgttaaccagtactactcatcgagctctttaacagaaaaatggaaaacatgcatgttgtaaaatggctgttacgtcacttttccagattacggcagtgtatGATGCCGCTTGTTACACTCACGGCAAGAATGCTTAGACGAACATTTTACCGTGAGGTGCCCTTTTCTGAGACAGCTATAACAAACACCAGCTTTCTTGGCTCTGACGTTCTTTTCACTGGGTGAAAGCTTCAGGAATTCGTCGCATTGGTGGATGGGATGTTATTTCCCACAAAACACGCACTTGGTTTCGGAGATCGTTACAGCGCATGAAAAAGATTTCGACAATGGCTTCTTGGATGATAGAGTAGGTATGGTCTTCTGCTTTGCCTTGTATTGGCCAGAAGCCTCCACTCTAGAACTGCTGcatgtttctccaggaactcgaTTGTCTTCTTG is a genomic window containing:
- the LOC134203371 gene encoding uncharacterized protein LOC134203371 — its product is MSNVVTLNCETDTKGYKDVLLSTAVVNILDEQGNAKLCRILLDSGSQLHLITEAMAALLGIQREKCTTSLVGVNGKETQIKHQMTVVLQSRSTSYRTTIEYLVVPRITGILPAQKLNTSEIAIPDHIRLADPEFYKPQRIDLLIGSELFYSIIMTNRVELGPGRPILQETFFGWVVAGPINGRSSCIQLQHCNTVSIATESRLDELVQRFWSLEEVPMAAKLSPEEELCEQHYAQTTTRDSSG